From a single Cyclobacterium marinum DSM 745 genomic region:
- a CDS encoding helix-turn-helix transcriptional regulator encodes MILYLDFLIALVLAEQLVLKSKDASFVKDYGEAIDKIKSILKYTVKDKTNLLTDRTQYRLVLSQERNSDNLSDLQYALTNFNLVSIEYTNKENLVTKRIIEPFAILNSENWYLVAWCRLRNEFRFFRPDRIQKMEILEEKFEPHKMTLQEYFDKYQ; translated from the coding sequence ATGATTTTGTATTTAGACTTTTTAATCGCCCTGGTACTTGCTGAACAGCTCGTATTAAAAAGTAAGGACGCATCATTTGTAAAAGATTATGGGGAAGCCATTGATAAAATTAAATCAATCCTAAAATACACGGTCAAGGACAAAACAAATTTACTTACTGATAGAACCCAATACCGGCTAGTGCTAAGTCAAGAAAGGAATAGTGATAATTTATCAGATTTACAATACGCACTTACCAATTTTAACCTTGTGAGTATTGAATATACCAACAAAGAGAATCTAGTAACAAAAAGAATAATAGAGCCATTTGCCATATTAAATTCCGAAAATTGGTATTTGGTGGCATGGTGCCGTTTACGTAATGAATTTCGATTTTTCCGTCCTGATAGAATTCAAAAAATGGAGATTCTTGAAGAGAAATTTGAACCTCATAAAATGACATTACAAGAATATTTTGACAAATATCAATAA
- a CDS encoding AraC family ligand binding domain-containing protein translates to MKKDIPHITFKPGSTDNFGFEIVPISEIAKNKNSHTHDPEMPHQLKFYNLIFFTQGSGRHFIDFNWFPVQENSLIYLTKDQISAFEFSENLKGYCIIFTEEYFVNSFSNLTNDFVFRLFNRPGTC, encoded by the coding sequence ATGAAAAAAGATATTCCACATATAACATTTAAGCCCGGATCAACTGACAATTTTGGTTTTGAAATTGTTCCCATTAGTGAAATCGCTAAAAATAAAAATAGCCATACACACGATCCTGAAATGCCCCATCAGCTAAAATTCTATAATCTAATTTTTTTCACCCAAGGTTCAGGAAGACATTTTATTGATTTTAATTGGTTTCCTGTACAAGAAAATAGCCTCATCTACCTCACCAAAGACCAAATCAGTGCTTTCGAGTTTTCAGAAAACCTAAAAGGTTATTGCATAATATTTACCGAAGAATACTTTGTTAATAGCTTCTCTAATTTAACAAATGATTTTGTATTTAGACTTTTTAATCGCCCTGGTACTTGCTGA
- a CDS encoding SusC/RagA family TonB-linked outer membrane protein gives MKKITKSLIFLLSLLVGMNCGNVFAQGVKVLNGTVSDPNGQSIPGATILVKGTTNGTVTDMDGKYTLSVGANAQVIVVSFVGMLTSEVEIGNRSQIDVTLKEETADLDEFVVIGYGTQKKATLTGSVTSVENDQVISNPSVNLTNSLSGLLPGLVAMNRTGEPGADSSTILIRGSNTTGDNSPFVVVDGVQNPPGWQRINPNDIESISVLKDASAAIYGARAANGVILITTKRGKAGKPTLSYTFNQGISQPTRLPELASSALFAGYVNEMMVRDGQDPRYTEAEIELFRNGTDPNYPNTNWYKEVLKDYSLQSMHNLSLRGGSESVRYSMSGSYSHQNSIFKKGVHDFKGYTIRSNIDADVNEYITVNLDLNLGLDDRSQPGTENPWGWLNAIPMMPVYYENGYPSAGIEQGLNPAVMTTSASGDHNTKSKRAITKVGFNIKAPWLEGLGMDGYFVYSNEDILDKRWRTPWTVYNYDQENDTYLPLRGGRITAPELTQSTQSVSSTFLNLRLKYEKQFGDHYINSFVGAEQTKGGNGYYEAFRRNYLSPTLSELFAGDPATQQNDGVSAESSRQSILGRISYNFQEKYIIDFNARYDGSYVFPEGKRFGFFPGVSAAWVMSEEFFKEVSGVNDLKLRASVGKMGNDRISPFQFMPAYSLGLNGYHFGSPTASQLGVVPGVTPNPNVTWEVATTYNLGLDGMFWNGGLSFTVEVFKQRRTNILTKRNLEVPFYTGLQLPDENIGVVENKGLEIALNHRGKPSAPGGLSYTVGGNIAFNKNTVIDISEAQDVPDYQKAEGRILGAGLYYQALGIFRTQEEVDSNPIYPGTLVGHLQYEDVNEDGIISSQDMIRMDKSNIPQITFGINGSISYGLFSLFANFAGQGGAWQYYHQNARIAINGLAELIENRYTEGSMDSKYPILPDLGTRTQPSGLQSTFWLQNASFIRFKTLQLSYNLPNTILEKLNLSSARVYLNGNNLFTISEIKWFDPEGDNERGAFYPQSRIFNLGIDLSF, from the coding sequence ATGAAAAAAATTACTAAATCTTTAATCTTCCTCCTTTCTTTATTGGTGGGGATGAATTGTGGAAATGTCTTTGCCCAAGGGGTTAAGGTCTTGAATGGTACGGTTTCCGATCCTAATGGACAGTCCATACCCGGCGCCACTATTCTAGTGAAAGGTACTACAAATGGTACGGTCACAGATATGGATGGAAAATACACTCTCAGCGTGGGTGCAAATGCCCAAGTGATTGTTGTCTCATTTGTAGGGATGCTTACAAGTGAAGTAGAAATAGGTAATAGAAGCCAAATTGATGTGACACTGAAAGAGGAAACCGCAGACTTGGATGAGTTTGTGGTCATTGGCTATGGTACCCAAAAGAAAGCCACTCTCACCGGATCGGTTACTAGCGTAGAGAATGATCAAGTGATTAGCAATCCTTCAGTAAATTTAACCAACTCTTTATCAGGGCTTCTGCCGGGATTGGTCGCCATGAATAGAACAGGCGAGCCGGGAGCAGACAGTTCTACAATATTGATCCGGGGGAGCAATACTACCGGGGATAATAGCCCTTTTGTAGTGGTAGATGGCGTTCAAAATCCTCCGGGTTGGCAAAGAATTAACCCCAATGACATTGAGTCAATTTCTGTATTAAAAGATGCTTCTGCTGCTATTTATGGTGCGAGAGCTGCCAACGGGGTAATTCTTATCACAACTAAAAGAGGAAAAGCCGGAAAGCCAACATTAAGTTACACTTTTAATCAAGGGATAAGCCAGCCCACACGACTTCCAGAACTGGCAAGTTCTGCTCTTTTCGCAGGATATGTCAATGAAATGATGGTCAGAGATGGTCAAGACCCTCGGTATACAGAAGCTGAAATTGAATTGTTTCGAAATGGTACTGATCCCAATTACCCCAATACTAATTGGTACAAGGAGGTTTTGAAGGATTATTCCCTACAGAGCATGCACAATTTGAGTTTGAGGGGAGGGTCTGAATCCGTTCGCTATTCTATGTCAGGTTCTTATTCACACCAAAACAGTATATTTAAAAAGGGGGTGCATGACTTTAAAGGTTATACCATTAGATCCAATATCGATGCGGATGTGAATGAATACATTACGGTAAATCTGGACTTAAACTTGGGGTTGGATGATCGTTCGCAACCGGGAACGGAAAACCCTTGGGGTTGGCTAAATGCCATTCCAATGATGCCTGTCTACTATGAAAATGGTTACCCTTCCGCAGGAATTGAGCAGGGGCTAAACCCGGCCGTTATGACTACCTCAGCTTCAGGGGACCACAATACTAAATCCAAAAGAGCCATCACCAAGGTAGGTTTTAATATCAAAGCACCCTGGTTAGAAGGTTTAGGCATGGACGGCTATTTTGTATATAGCAACGAAGATATCTTAGACAAAAGGTGGAGAACCCCTTGGACAGTTTATAATTATGACCAAGAGAATGATACTTATCTACCCCTTAGGGGAGGAAGAATTACGGCTCCCGAATTGACGCAGTCTACGCAAAGTGTAAGCAGTACCTTTCTTAATCTTAGATTGAAATACGAAAAACAATTTGGAGATCATTATATCAACTCCTTCGTTGGAGCTGAACAGACCAAGGGGGGGAATGGGTACTATGAAGCTTTTAGAAGAAACTACCTTTCTCCAACCTTATCCGAATTATTTGCGGGAGACCCCGCTACTCAGCAAAATGATGGAGTATCTGCAGAGTCATCTAGACAAAGTATTCTCGGAAGAATTAGTTACAATTTTCAAGAAAAATACATCATCGATTTCAATGCAAGATATGATGGGTCTTATGTATTTCCTGAAGGTAAACGCTTTGGGTTCTTTCCAGGGGTATCCGCTGCTTGGGTAATGTCCGAAGAGTTTTTTAAAGAGGTGTCCGGCGTTAACGATTTAAAACTTAGGGCCTCCGTAGGTAAAATGGGAAATGACAGAATTAGTCCTTTCCAGTTTATGCCGGCGTACAGCTTGGGACTTAACGGTTATCATTTTGGATCGCCTACGGCATCCCAGTTGGGAGTTGTGCCGGGTGTTACCCCAAATCCCAATGTCACATGGGAAGTAGCTACCACCTATAACCTTGGCTTGGACGGGATGTTTTGGAATGGGGGGCTTAGTTTTACTGTGGAGGTTTTCAAGCAAAGAAGGACGAATATTTTGACCAAAAGGAACTTGGAAGTACCTTTTTATACCGGTTTACAATTACCTGATGAAAATATAGGGGTGGTTGAGAATAAAGGACTTGAAATTGCTTTAAACCACCGCGGGAAACCTTCCGCTCCCGGAGGACTATCGTACACGGTAGGAGGTAATATTGCTTTTAATAAAAATACTGTAATTGATATTTCAGAAGCTCAGGATGTACCGGATTACCAAAAAGCTGAAGGTAGGATACTAGGTGCGGGCCTCTATTATCAGGCTTTAGGAATTTTTAGGACGCAAGAGGAAGTGGACTCCAATCCAATTTACCCGGGTACCCTTGTCGGGCACCTTCAATATGAGGATGTAAATGAGGATGGTATCATCAGTTCTCAAGACATGATCAGAATGGATAAATCCAATATACCACAAATCACTTTTGGTATCAATGGTTCCATAAGTTACGGCCTATTTTCCTTATTTGCCAATTTTGCCGGACAAGGTGGCGCCTGGCAGTATTATCATCAAAATGCAAGAATTGCTATCAATGGATTGGCTGAACTTATTGAGAACAGGTATACAGAAGGAAGCATGGATTCTAAATATCCGATTCTACCCGACCTAGGTACAAGAACGCAGCCTAGTGGTCTCCAAAGTACTTTTTGGCTACAAAATGCTAGTTTTATAAGGTTCAAGACCCTTCAGTTGAGTTATAACTTGCCCAATACAATTCTTGAAAAGTTAAACCTTTCATCGGCAAGAGTTTATTTGAACGGAAACAATTTATTTACCATTTCCGAAATCAAGTGGTTCGATCCTGAAGGGGACAACGAAAGAGGTGCCTTTTACCCTCAAAGTCGAATTTTTAATTTAGGTATTGATCTGTCCTTTTAA
- a CDS encoding RagB/SusD family nutrient uptake outer membrane protein: MKNIFKYLHLNRIDRVFPMLLLVISFNSACDDEVLDVIPADRFTDEAVWADEALIEAFIGNAYRTIPSGLRYSLYGLSVVTDEINARSNSWAWSVWEGNLNPDDLREVDYWTGDNDRNINYWQPINRTNIFFENIDREREVEINEQTKNRMIGEMKTIRAYSYFKLASLFGGVPLFTKTFTLEDDFKVKRNTYQEVMEFVFAELDEAIELLPETYDNSNMGRVTKGAAMAIKSRAILYYASELNNPEMSAEKWQQAADAAKAVIDLGQYELFDDYRTMFLEENIYNSEMIWQRPYNQFVSSERVYVELSLYPNGYNGFGQVHPLQNLVDDFETINGLQPEDDPEYNPDDPYVERDPRFYATILYDGAPFQGREVETFLPGGLDSNEGPVSAWNATQTGYYQLKFANERIVNPSGNNMSQTPWTFIRYAEVLLNYAEANYFLGNEEITREYLNKVRSRQSVNMPAITETGQALFERIVNERRIELVFEEHRWFDIRRWKILPEVADKDRTRMIIRKQPDGTKTYEVAYWKTGNFNPANYLLPIPQSEINKNGLLEQNPGYNVAP; this comes from the coding sequence ATGAAAAATATATTTAAATACTTACATCTAAATAGAATAGATAGGGTTTTTCCTATGTTATTACTTGTGATTTCCTTTAATTCGGCTTGTGATGACGAAGTTCTGGATGTGATTCCTGCAGACAGGTTCACAGATGAGGCTGTATGGGCAGATGAAGCCCTTATAGAAGCCTTTATAGGAAATGCCTACAGGACAATCCCTAGTGGGTTGCGCTATAGTTTATACGGTCTTTCTGTGGTAACCGACGAAATAAATGCTAGAAGTAATTCATGGGCATGGAGTGTTTGGGAAGGAAACCTCAATCCTGATGACCTAAGAGAAGTGGACTATTGGACCGGGGACAATGATAGAAACATCAATTATTGGCAACCTATCAATCGTACAAATATTTTCTTTGAGAATATTGATAGGGAAAGAGAAGTAGAAATCAATGAACAGACCAAGAACAGGATGATAGGTGAAATGAAAACCATCAGAGCCTATAGTTATTTTAAATTGGCCAGCTTGTTCGGAGGAGTTCCTTTGTTTACTAAAACTTTTACTCTGGAGGATGACTTTAAAGTCAAGCGAAATACATATCAAGAAGTAATGGAATTTGTATTTGCTGAATTGGATGAGGCCATAGAATTATTACCCGAGACGTATGATAATTCCAATATGGGAAGAGTGACTAAAGGGGCAGCCATGGCTATTAAGTCACGAGCAATCTTGTATTACGCAAGTGAACTAAATAATCCGGAAATGAGTGCCGAAAAATGGCAACAAGCAGCAGATGCTGCAAAAGCAGTCATTGATTTGGGACAGTATGAGCTATTTGATGATTACAGAACCATGTTTTTGGAAGAAAATATTTACAATTCTGAAATGATATGGCAACGCCCTTATAATCAATTTGTCAGTAGTGAACGGGTTTATGTAGAGCTTAGTCTTTATCCCAATGGTTACAATGGCTTTGGACAAGTTCATCCTTTACAAAACCTAGTAGATGATTTTGAAACGATAAATGGTCTGCAACCTGAAGATGATCCTGAATACAATCCAGATGATCCTTACGTTGAAAGAGACCCTAGGTTTTATGCGACGATTTTATATGATGGAGCTCCTTTTCAAGGTAGAGAGGTAGAAACCTTTTTACCGGGAGGCTTAGATTCAAATGAAGGACCTGTTTCAGCATGGAATGCTACGCAAACCGGGTATTATCAGTTGAAATTTGCCAACGAAAGAATAGTAAACCCCAGTGGAAACAATATGTCTCAAACTCCATGGACCTTTATTAGGTATGCAGAAGTCCTTTTGAATTATGCTGAGGCCAATTATTTTCTAGGCAATGAAGAGATCACCAGAGAATATTTAAATAAAGTGAGAAGTAGACAGAGTGTAAACATGCCAGCAATAACTGAAACAGGGCAGGCTCTTTTTGAAAGAATTGTTAATGAGCGAAGAATTGAACTGGTATTTGAAGAGCACAGATGGTTTGATATTCGTCGTTGGAAAATCCTTCCTGAAGTGGCAGACAAAGATCGTACACGTATGATCATTAGAAAACAACCAGACGGTACTAAAACCTATGAAGTAGCTTATTGGAAAACTGGAAATTTCAACCCAGCCAATTATTTACTCCCCATACCCCAATCCGAAATAAATAAAAATGGCCTGTTGGAACAGAATCCGGGCTATAATGTGGCCCCTTAA
- a CDS encoding Gfo/Idh/MocA family oxidoreductase: MKNNRRDFLKLSGISGLGMAGSALFPGASFGADESQGYEQIKNLAHKKHKQVFNMSGYAAPKIDTVRIGVIGLGSRGSAAVRRLSKIEGVDIKALCDLRPEQATQAKEKLSETSHNPELYSGDAEIWQKLVERKDLDLIYITTPWELHTPIALYAMETDKHAAVEVPAAITMEECWALVETSERTRKHCMMLENTCYDFFELMTLNMVRQGFFGDIVHGEGAYIHDFIPSIFSKKKWNMWRYRHNASRNGNLYPTHGLGPICQAMNINRGDRLDFLVSVSSKDFVLGEMTAKLAEEDDTYKEFVGKPFRGNMNVTTIKTKKGSTIMLQHDVSSPRVYSRIHLVSGTKGVAMKYPLPGRIATSHEGWLSEEEMKVLEEKYQPEIVKRIGEMAKEVGGHGGMDFLMDWRLIDCLRNGLPLEQDVYDAALWSSIFPLSEWSVANRSSAIDVPDFTGGSWQNNTPVDINLTHGGNTGITL; this comes from the coding sequence ATGAAAAATAATCGAAGAGATTTTCTAAAATTATCCGGTATTTCGGGGCTGGGAATGGCAGGTTCAGCCTTATTTCCGGGGGCAAGCTTTGGAGCCGATGAAAGCCAAGGCTACGAACAAATAAAAAACCTGGCGCATAAAAAACACAAACAGGTTTTCAATATGTCCGGCTATGCTGCCCCGAAAATTGATACAGTAAGGATAGGGGTAATCGGCTTGGGAAGCAGAGGATCTGCAGCCGTAAGGAGATTGAGCAAAATTGAAGGCGTGGACATAAAGGCCCTGTGTGACCTAAGACCGGAGCAAGCAACACAGGCCAAGGAAAAACTATCTGAAACCTCCCACAACCCGGAACTGTATTCCGGAGATGCAGAAATATGGCAAAAACTAGTCGAGCGCAAAGACCTTGACTTAATTTATATCACCACCCCCTGGGAATTGCATACCCCCATAGCACTTTATGCCATGGAAACGGACAAACATGCTGCAGTGGAAGTTCCGGCGGCCATAACAATGGAGGAATGCTGGGCCTTGGTGGAAACTTCTGAACGAACCAGAAAGCATTGCATGATGCTAGAAAATACCTGTTATGATTTTTTCGAATTGATGACCTTAAACATGGTGCGCCAAGGATTCTTTGGGGATATAGTACATGGTGAAGGGGCCTATATTCACGACTTTATACCTAGCATATTCAGTAAAAAGAAATGGAACATGTGGAGGTACCGACACAATGCCAGCAGAAACGGAAACCTTTACCCCACTCATGGCCTAGGGCCCATCTGCCAAGCCATGAATATCAATAGGGGGGACAGGCTTGATTTTCTGGTTTCTGTATCCAGCAAAGATTTTGTTTTGGGAGAAATGACCGCAAAATTGGCAGAGGAAGATGATACCTACAAGGAGTTTGTAGGCAAACCTTTTCGTGGAAACATGAATGTGACCACCATAAAAACGAAAAAAGGAAGTACAATTATGCTTCAGCATGATGTTTCTTCACCCAGGGTGTATTCAAGGATACACTTGGTAAGTGGAACCAAGGGAGTAGCCATGAAGTACCCCTTACCGGGAAGAATCGCCACCAGCCACGAGGGCTGGCTTTCGGAAGAAGAAATGAAGGTGCTTGAAGAAAAATACCAACCCGAAATTGTCAAAAGAATTGGAGAAATGGCTAAGGAGGTCGGTGGCCATGGAGGGATGGACTTCTTGATGGATTGGCGGCTTATTGACTGCTTAAGAAATGGTTTACCACTGGAGCAGGATGTATATGATGCGGCGCTTTGGAGTTCCATATTCCCATTAAGCGAATGGTCGGTAGCCAATCGGTCTTCTGCCATAGATGTGCCTGACTTTACCGGAGGTTCTTGGCAAAATAACACCCCTGTGGATATCAATTTGACTCATGGAGGAAACACCGGCATCACCCTATAG
- a CDS encoding alpha/beta hydrolase family protein → MKKILLLYLFVIAQSLAVNATERLYVVGFSILPSDSLPQVLAHSSADILKSRMKQKAQIKFASHLLPKTLQEWKKRKEEIRAEIFANSGLNVDHDLDLDLRETATIQMDGYVIKNIYFQTQPGVYATANLFVPDGKGPFPAVVNMHGHWKEAKGAENIQSVAHSLAKNGYVCLSMDAFGAGERATTHMDFEYHGSNLGASLMNIGETLLGVQVVDNMRAVDLLSSLPYVDAENIGATGASGGGNQTMWFAAMDERVKAAMPVVSVGTFESAVMGSNCVCELLPGGLSFTETSGVLALYAPRALKMCNHNKDSNVTFYPSEMLRSYHNAKPIFEQYEAEEKISYELFDLEHGYWPEDREAMLGWFDLHLKGIGDGSARKEIPFEVLPFEELMVFPKGQRDPKVVGVAEYARAKGQKLRKSYIEKTFLEQELVLEDLTSLLKIKASPLVKKVHQFSPDGTWDRLALESSENLLTPLLIKKPSHSGLGYVLLATAAGKQQIPQERMDTWTEKGYGIVIAELSGTGEAASAEDQKVDYLTPFHTLARARLWLGETMMGQWVGELAMVSKFMKEEYAAQNLIFDGEKEAGLAGLFLAATNKGVYESLTLRNTPISYLFDNREGVDYFSLAIHVPKFLQWGDVSLAAGLTGLPITFARPVTMSGEPIPSNKEMEWQDEFASIRTLLKTKGNVTFEF, encoded by the coding sequence ATGAAAAAAATCCTTCTTTTATACTTGTTTGTGATTGCCCAATCATTAGCTGTCAACGCCACAGAGCGATTGTATGTCGTGGGTTTTTCTATTTTACCTTCTGATAGTTTGCCGCAGGTCTTGGCACACAGTAGTGCTGATATCCTAAAGAGCAGAATGAAGCAAAAAGCCCAAATAAAATTTGCAAGCCATTTGTTGCCGAAGACACTACAGGAATGGAAAAAAAGGAAAGAAGAAATAAGAGCGGAAATATTCGCCAATAGCGGTTTGAATGTAGATCATGATTTGGACTTGGACCTGAGAGAAACTGCCACCATTCAAATGGATGGCTATGTGATCAAGAATATCTATTTTCAAACCCAGCCCGGGGTTTATGCAACGGCAAATCTTTTTGTTCCGGATGGAAAAGGGCCTTTTCCGGCGGTGGTCAATATGCATGGACATTGGAAGGAAGCCAAAGGTGCCGAGAATATACAATCAGTAGCCCATAGCTTAGCAAAAAACGGGTATGTTTGTTTAAGTATGGATGCCTTTGGGGCCGGAGAAAGGGCGACAACCCATATGGATTTTGAATACCACGGTTCCAATTTGGGGGCCTCTCTGATGAATATAGGGGAAACGCTTCTTGGTGTTCAAGTAGTTGACAATATGCGGGCGGTGGATCTTTTAAGTTCATTGCCTTATGTGGATGCAGAAAATATTGGCGCCACAGGGGCGAGCGGGGGAGGTAATCAGACCATGTGGTTTGCGGCTATGGATGAAAGAGTAAAAGCTGCAATGCCTGTGGTGAGTGTAGGTACATTTGAATCTGCAGTAATGGGGTCCAACTGTGTATGCGAACTCCTGCCCGGAGGACTGTCTTTTACCGAGACCTCGGGGGTATTGGCTCTTTATGCACCAAGAGCATTGAAGATGTGTAACCACAACAAGGATAGCAATGTTACTTTCTATCCCTCTGAAATGCTACGAAGCTATCATAACGCCAAACCGATTTTTGAGCAATACGAGGCTGAGGAGAAGATCTCCTATGAATTGTTCGATTTGGAACATGGTTACTGGCCTGAAGATAGGGAAGCCATGTTGGGTTGGTTTGACCTACACCTCAAGGGAATAGGTGATGGAAGTGCCCGAAAAGAAATCCCTTTTGAAGTACTTCCTTTTGAGGAATTAATGGTTTTTCCAAAAGGACAGCGGGACCCGAAGGTAGTAGGGGTGGCAGAATATGCAAGAGCAAAAGGGCAGAAATTAAGAAAAAGCTATATAGAAAAAACTTTTTTAGAGCAGGAGCTTGTGCTTGAAGATTTAACATCCCTCTTGAAAATTAAAGCTTCTCCTTTGGTAAAAAAGGTACATCAATTTTCTCCTGATGGAACCTGGGATAGACTTGCTTTGGAAAGCTCTGAAAATCTATTGACCCCATTATTGATAAAAAAACCCAGCCATTCAGGTCTTGGCTATGTTCTGCTTGCAACTGCCGCCGGTAAACAGCAAATTCCCCAAGAGCGAATGGATACATGGACAGAAAAAGGTTATGGGATAGTCATTGCTGAATTGAGCGGTACAGGTGAAGCGGCTTCAGCAGAAGATCAAAAGGTAGATTATTTGACACCTTTTCATACCTTGGCCAGGGCAAGACTATGGCTCGGAGAAACGATGATGGGTCAATGGGTAGGTGAATTGGCCATGGTTTCCAAATTTATGAAAGAAGAATATGCTGCCCAGAATTTGATCTTTGATGGGGAAAAAGAAGCCGGTTTGGCCGGACTTTTTCTCGCCGCAACAAATAAAGGTGTATATGAATCCCTTACTTTAAGAAATACTCCGATAAGTTACCTTTTTGATAATCGTGAGGGGGTTGATTATTTTTCTTTGGCCATCCATGTGCCAAAATTTCTCCAATGGGGAGATGTTTCCTTAGCTGCAGGCTTGACGGGGTTACCCATTACTTTTGCCCGACCAGTGACCATGTCCGGGGAGCCTATCCCCTCCAATAAGGAGATGGAGTGGCAAGATGAGTTTGCATCCATCAGAACCTTACTAAAAACCAAAGGAAACGTAACATTTGAATTTTAA
- a CDS encoding Gfo/Idh/MocA family protein gives MKTINRRKFIQNTGLLTASGLLAPSFGYGHKKQKSRVVLVGTGGRGIGMWGAPVQEEYNDILEFVGLCDINPGRVAYAKKKMKVDCPVYTDFDKMMKETKPDTLIVTTTDATHHEYIIKGLEAGLRVISEKPMTTDEFKCQEIFDAEKRTGNNVIVTFNMRYSSYVQQIWELLRNGEVGDIKSVDLNWYLDTSHGASYFRRWHGEKEHGGTLLVHKATHHYDVLNYWMDSEPEEVFAYGSLDYYGQKNNKFNSTNCRPCPHKSKCNFYWDITESQSSMDLYVANEKHDGYLRDGCIYRKEIDIYDTMAVQYKYANGVKVNYSLTACSPYEGYRLAINGSKGRLDAWIKSSMPTGVPPYQEITIRNLFGNVKNIKVMPESGGHGGSDPRLKDKIFRYPDAPDLYKQSAGSRDGAMSALIGIAARNSIETGKIVRIEDLTSLVPVAKKS, from the coding sequence ATGAAAACAATAAACAGAAGGAAATTCATCCAAAATACAGGTTTGCTTACCGCCTCGGGCTTGTTGGCTCCTTCATTTGGTTATGGACATAAAAAACAAAAAAGTCGAGTCGTGTTGGTAGGAACAGGAGGGAGAGGAATTGGAATGTGGGGAGCTCCTGTTCAAGAAGAATACAATGATATATTGGAGTTTGTAGGTCTTTGTGATATTAACCCTGGAAGGGTGGCTTATGCCAAAAAGAAAATGAAAGTCGATTGTCCTGTTTACACGGACTTTGACAAGATGATGAAAGAAACCAAACCTGATACTTTGATTGTGACCACTACGGATGCCACTCATCATGAGTACATCATCAAGGGATTGGAAGCAGGCTTGAGGGTGATCTCTGAAAAGCCTATGACTACCGATGAGTTCAAATGTCAGGAAATATTTGATGCAGAAAAAAGAACCGGCAATAATGTAATCGTTACCTTTAATATGCGGTATTCCTCTTATGTGCAACAAATCTGGGAGCTACTTAGGAATGGTGAAGTGGGCGATATTAAATCCGTAGACCTTAACTGGTATTTGGATACCAGTCATGGGGCAAGTTATTTCAGGCGCTGGCATGGTGAGAAGGAGCATGGAGGGACCTTACTTGTTCATAAAGCAACTCACCATTATGATGTGTTAAATTATTGGATGGATTCAGAGCCAGAAGAAGTTTTTGCTTACGGCTCATTGGATTACTATGGGCAGAAAAACAACAAGTTTAATAGCACCAATTGCCGGCCATGTCCCCATAAATCCAAATGTAACTTTTATTGGGACATTACTGAGAGCCAAAGTTCCATGGACCTGTACGTGGCCAATGAAAAACATGATGGTTACCTCCGTGATGGTTGCATCTATAGGAAAGAAATTGATATTTATGATACCATGGCTGTTCAATATAAATATGCCAATGGTGTAAAAGTAAATTATTCACTGACTGCTTGTTCACCTTACGAAGGCTATAGACTGGCCATTAACGGGTCAAAGGGAAGATTGGATGCCTGGATTAAATCTTCGATGCCTACAGGTGTGCCACCTTACCAAGAAATTACCATTAGAAATCTTTTTGGAAATGTTAAAAACATCAAGGTAATGCCCGAGTCGGGGGGACATGGAGGCTCGGATCCGAGGTTAAAGGATAAGATCTTCAGGTATCCTGATGCACCGGATCTTTACAAGCAATCTGCAGGTTCTAGGGATGGAGCCATGTCAGCATTGATTGGCATAGCAGCCAGGAATAGCATCGAAACCGGAAAAATCGTACGGATTGAAGACCTTACTTCTTTGGTTCCGGTAGCGAAAAAATCATAG